Proteins from a single region of Streptomyces vinaceus:
- a CDS encoding NUDIX hydrolase: MPDRPSAPPSDSPAGRTPGHAPGHAPGRPSPDEVRLYYAARPSPLVAATAIVLDPAGRVLVLAPSPPRAEAELPGTAVEDTQTPEEALARGLEEELGLSAPIGRLLAVETRRPGPLGRSLIAHVHLVGPLPPEQAGALASADGGPAGARWLVPEEAYAALPARLAPRLRAALAALYAGSLAHLVDGVPQPGSPAGLDPRRRTALEHAGSFDAASHRAARPKAVTAASVVFTDSAGRVLLVEPSYGNSGRWNLPGGGIDSDLGETPRAAARREVREELGLDLAPGRLLGVNWAHKPGYPARIRFLYDGGVLDDAALARIRLAPFELLRWRAAPVGELRALVKPSLRRQIEACLRARAEGTGPLELHAGRPADAPRERKGKKGTGEKKEKEKGTKGKR, translated from the coding sequence TTGCCCGACCGCCCGTCCGCCCCTCCCTCCGACAGCCCGGCCGGGCGGACGCCGGGCCACGCCCCGGGCCACGCCCCGGGGCGCCCCTCCCCCGACGAGGTGCGCCTGTACTACGCCGCCCGGCCGTCGCCGCTCGTCGCCGCCACCGCGATCGTGCTGGACCCCGCCGGGCGTGTCCTCGTACTGGCGCCCTCGCCGCCCCGGGCGGAGGCGGAGCTCCCGGGCACCGCCGTCGAGGACACGCAGACCCCGGAGGAGGCGCTGGCCCGCGGGCTGGAGGAGGAGCTGGGCCTGTCCGCGCCGATCGGCCGGCTCCTCGCCGTGGAGACCCGGCGGCCCGGCCCGCTCGGCCGCTCCCTCATCGCCCACGTCCACCTCGTCGGGCCGCTCCCGCCGGAGCAGGCCGGCGCGCTCGCCTCCGCGGACGGCGGGCCCGCCGGGGCCCGGTGGCTCGTGCCGGAGGAGGCGTACGCGGCGCTGCCCGCCCGGCTCGCGCCCCGGCTGCGCGCCGCCCTGGCCGCCCTGTACGCCGGCTCCCTCGCGCACCTCGTCGACGGGGTGCCGCAGCCCGGCTCCCCCGCCGGCCTGGACCCGCGGCGGCGTACGGCCCTGGAGCACGCCGGTTCCTTCGACGCGGCCAGCCACCGGGCCGCCCGTCCCAAGGCCGTCACCGCGGCGAGCGTGGTGTTCACCGACTCCGCGGGCCGGGTCCTGCTGGTGGAGCCCTCGTACGGCAACTCCGGGCGCTGGAACCTGCCGGGCGGCGGGATCGACAGCGACCTCGGCGAGACCCCGCGGGCCGCCGCCCGCCGGGAGGTGCGGGAGGAACTCGGCCTCGACCTCGCACCGGGCCGGCTGCTCGGCGTCAACTGGGCCCACAAGCCCGGCTATCCGGCCCGCATCCGCTTCCTCTACGACGGCGGGGTCCTGGACGACGCCGCCCTGGCCCGGATCCGCCTCGCCCCCTTCGAGCTGCTGCGCTGGCGGGCCGCGCCCGTCGGGGAGCTGCGCGCGCTGGTCAAACCCTCCCTGCGGCGCCAGATCGAGGCGTGCCTGCGCGCACGCGCCGAGGGCACGGGCCCGCTGGAGCTGCACGCCGGCCGCCCGGCCGACGCCCCGCGCGAGAGGAAGGGCAAGAAGGGCACCGGGGAGAAGAAGGAGAAGGAGAAGGGGACGAAGGGGAAACGGTAG
- a CDS encoding MFS transporter: MSAEPTRPGTSTASAVPGAAAPPDPRRWWILAVIGLAQLMVVLDATIVNIALPSAQAGLGFSDDQRQWVVTAYAITFGSLLLLGGRLADKFGRRRAFLVGQIGFAAASALGGAAATFGVLVTARALQGVFAALLAPAALSLLTTTFAAPAERAKAFGVFGSLAASGGAVGLLLGGFLTEHLSWRSTMYVNLLFAAVAVTGGVLLLKRPAPTTPPRLDLPGTVLASSGLFCLVYGLATAGPRGWHSVRSLGFLAMAVLLLGAFVWWQRRSPHPLLPLRIVLDRVRGTALIAVFITGVGMFGVFLFLTYYLQHTRGYSPARTGLAFMPMSGCTMIGAIGSNMGLLGRIGGRPRIVTGMLLSACGMAWMTNLTATAPYVVDVLPGQVATGLGMGLITAAAMNLGTAGIDPRDAGVGSATVNAMRQTGGSVGTALMSTLAAGAVAHSLAGRRPTPDLMARAALEGYHTVFTASAAIFAVGAVLTLFMLPGGLSVERRHGAPGGRGPSAR; this comes from the coding sequence ATGTCCGCAGAGCCGACCCGTCCCGGAACCAGTACCGCTTCCGCCGTCCCCGGCGCCGCGGCGCCCCCCGATCCGCGCCGCTGGTGGATCCTCGCCGTCATCGGCCTCGCCCAGCTCATGGTCGTCCTCGACGCGACCATCGTGAACATCGCCCTGCCCTCCGCCCAGGCCGGCCTCGGGTTCTCCGACGACCAGCGGCAGTGGGTGGTGACCGCGTACGCGATCACCTTCGGCAGTCTGCTGCTGCTCGGCGGGCGCCTGGCGGACAAGTTCGGGCGCCGCCGGGCCTTCCTCGTCGGGCAGATCGGCTTCGCGGCGGCCTCCGCGCTCGGCGGCGCCGCGGCCACCTTCGGGGTCCTCGTCACGGCCCGCGCCCTGCAAGGCGTGTTCGCGGCGCTGCTGGCTCCCGCCGCGCTCTCGCTGCTGACCACCACCTTCGCGGCGCCCGCCGAACGGGCCAAGGCCTTCGGCGTGTTCGGGTCGCTCGCCGCGTCCGGGGGCGCCGTGGGGCTGCTGCTGGGCGGTTTCCTCACCGAGCACCTGAGCTGGCGCTCGACGATGTACGTGAACCTGCTGTTCGCCGCCGTCGCCGTCACCGGTGGGGTGCTGCTGCTGAAGCGGCCCGCGCCCACCACCCCGCCCCGGCTGGACCTGCCGGGCACGGTCCTCGCCTCGTCCGGGCTCTTCTGCCTGGTCTACGGACTGGCCACGGCCGGCCCGCGCGGCTGGCACTCCGTACGCAGCCTGGGCTTCCTGGCCATGGCCGTGCTGCTGCTCGGCGCCTTCGTGTGGTGGCAGCGCCGCAGCCCGCACCCGCTGCTGCCCCTGCGGATCGTGCTCGACCGGGTCCGGGGCACGGCGCTGATCGCCGTGTTCATCACCGGGGTCGGGATGTTCGGGGTGTTCCTGTTCCTGACGTACTACCTCCAGCACACCCGCGGCTACAGCCCGGCCCGGACCGGGCTGGCCTTCATGCCGATGTCCGGCTGCACGATGATCGGCGCGATCGGCAGCAACATGGGGCTGCTGGGCCGGATCGGCGGGCGCCCGCGCATCGTCACCGGCATGCTGCTGTCGGCCTGCGGGATGGCCTGGATGACGAACCTGACGGCGACCGCCCCGTACGTCGTGGACGTGCTGCCGGGCCAGGTGGCGACGGGGCTGGGCATGGGCCTGATCACGGCGGCCGCCATGAACCTCGGCACGGCCGGCATCGACCCGCGGGACGCGGGGGTGGGCTCGGCGACGGTCAACGCCATGCGGCAGACGGGCGGCTCCGTCGGCACGGCGCTCATGAGCACCCTTGCCGCCGGAGCCGTCGCCCACTCGCTGGCGGGCCGGCGGCCCACGCCGGACCTGATGGCGCGGGCCGCCCTGGAGGGTTACCACACGGTCTTCACGGCATCGGCGGCCATCTTCGCCGTCGGCGCGGTGCTGACCCTGTTCATGCTTCCCGGCGGCCTGTCCGTGGAGCGCCGGCACGGCGCTCCCGGGGGCCGTGGTCCGTCAGCGCGGTGA
- a CDS encoding cupin domain-containing protein: MTAHVARDGLLVPPGHGRKLHTDAQQVTFKVTGEHSTVASSFEVVVPPGFDVGAHLHTRSEELFYVLEGELDVMAFEPRVRSGDDWRHWESLDGRQVVRATPGTVIVVPPGCPHAFANPTGEPARMFFQASPPPDHERYFEELLELLDTSATPDPAAVHALRKRYDIEQLTPLRHELS; this comes from the coding sequence ATGACCGCGCACGTCGCCCGCGACGGGCTGCTCGTGCCCCCGGGTCACGGCCGCAAGCTGCACACCGACGCCCAGCAGGTCACGTTCAAGGTCACCGGGGAGCACTCCACGGTGGCCTCCAGCTTCGAGGTCGTCGTCCCGCCCGGGTTCGACGTGGGGGCGCACCTGCACACCCGCAGCGAGGAGCTCTTCTACGTCCTGGAGGGTGAACTCGACGTCATGGCCTTCGAGCCGCGCGTCCGTTCCGGGGACGACTGGCGACACTGGGAGTCGCTCGACGGACGCCAGGTCGTCCGTGCCACGCCAGGAACCGTCATCGTGGTTCCGCCCGGTTGTCCGCACGCCTTCGCGAACCCCACCGGCGAACCGGCCCGGATGTTCTTCCAGGCCTCCCCGCCCCCCGATCACGAGCGGTACTTCGAGGAGCTCCTCGAACTGCTCGACACGAGCGCCACCCCGGATCCCGCCGCGGTCCACGCACTCCGGAAGCGCTACGACATCGAACAGCTCACGCCGCTGCGCCACGAGCTGTCCTGA
- a CDS encoding cytochrome P450 has product MLKDGPATSRPPITHWPTPALDGVDFDPVLAELMQAGPITRIRMPNGSGWAWLVCRYDDVRMVANDPRFSRKLVVEHDVTRLAPHFIPAPGAVGFEDPPDHTRLRRTVGAAFTTPGVERLRTRAKEMLDGYVDGILRDGPPVDLTERLLAPFPLAVVCELMGVPEEDRPRVHEWTTLILSSAQGAQRSEQAKNDMCAYLGGRMRTGEVAGGDSVIGLLVKAIEAGEVTAEEATGLALLLQIGGEAVTNNVGNMVYILLTRPDLMDRMRSDPALRPSAINELLRYIPHRNAVGLSRIALEDVTVAGQLIRAGEAIYVSYLAANRDPEVFPDPHELNLERSPNPHVSFGYGPHFCPGNMLARLESELMVDALLDRFADLRFSVPVSELRWRPGALIRGPEGLPVTWS; this is encoded by the coding sequence ATGCTGAAGGACGGCCCCGCTACCTCAAGGCCACCCATCACGCACTGGCCCACCCCGGCCCTGGACGGGGTCGACTTCGACCCCGTCCTCGCCGAGCTGATGCAGGCGGGTCCGATCACCCGGATCCGCATGCCCAACGGGAGCGGGTGGGCCTGGCTCGTCTGCCGGTACGACGACGTGCGCATGGTGGCCAACGATCCCCGGTTCAGCCGCAAGCTGGTCGTGGAACACGATGTCACCCGCCTGGCCCCGCACTTCATCCCCGCACCGGGTGCGGTCGGGTTCGAGGACCCGCCCGACCACACCCGGCTGCGGCGCACCGTGGGCGCGGCCTTCACCACCCCCGGGGTGGAGCGCCTGCGCACCCGCGCGAAGGAGATGCTCGACGGCTACGTCGACGGGATCCTGCGCGACGGCCCGCCCGTGGACCTGACCGAACGCCTGCTGGCGCCCTTCCCGCTCGCCGTCGTGTGCGAGCTGATGGGCGTACCGGAGGAGGACCGGCCCAGGGTCCACGAATGGACCACCCTGATCCTCTCCTCGGCCCAGGGCGCGCAGCGCAGCGAACAGGCGAAGAACGACATGTGCGCCTACCTGGGCGGGCGCATGCGCACCGGGGAAGTGGCCGGCGGCGACAGCGTCATCGGGCTCCTGGTCAAGGCCATCGAGGCGGGCGAGGTCACCGCCGAGGAGGCCACCGGCCTCGCCCTGCTCCTGCAGATCGGGGGCGAGGCCGTCACCAACAACGTCGGCAACATGGTCTACATCCTGCTCACCCGGCCGGACCTGATGGACCGGATGCGCAGCGACCCGGCCCTGCGGCCCTCGGCCATCAACGAGCTGCTGCGCTACATCCCGCACCGCAACGCCGTCGGACTCTCCCGGATCGCCCTGGAGGACGTCACCGTGGCCGGGCAGCTCATCCGGGCGGGCGAGGCGATCTACGTCTCCTACCTCGCGGCCAACCGCGACCCGGAGGTCTTCCCCGACCCCCACGAGCTGAACCTGGAGCGCAGCCCCAACCCGCACGTCTCGTTCGGGTACGGACCCCACTTCTGCCCCGGGAACATGCTGGCCCGCCTCGAATCCGAGCTGATGGTGGACGCCCTCCTCGACCGCTTCGCGGACCTGCGCTTCAGCGTCCCCGTGAGCGAACTGCGCTGGCGGCCCGGGGCCCTCATCCGCGGGCCCGAAGGTCTGCCCGTGACCTGGTCATGA
- a CDS encoding type III polyketide synthase — MATLCRPTVSVPEHVITMEQTLDLCRSVHADHPQLDLALRLIRNTGVAKRHIVQPIEETLKHPGFESRNAVYEAEAKARVPAVVRQALEDAQLRAKDIDMIIYVSCTGFMMPSLTAWMINALGFRTDTRQLPIAQLGCAAGGAAVNRAHDFCMAYPEANALIVSCELCSLCYQPSDLEVGNLLSNGLFGDGVGAAVVRGRGGTGMELHRNSSYIIPQTEDWIMYDVKSTGFHFKLDRRVPGTMEPLAPSLKDLAKLHGWDAAALDFYIIHAGGPRILDDLSKYLGVAPEAFRFSRATLTEYGNIASAVVLDALRRMFDENGTADAARGLLAGFGPGITAEISLGSWTSE; from the coding sequence ATGGCGACTCTGTGCAGGCCAACGGTGTCCGTGCCCGAGCACGTGATCACGATGGAGCAGACCCTCGATCTGTGCCGGTCCGTACACGCGGACCATCCGCAGCTCGACCTGGCGCTGCGCCTGATCCGCAACACCGGCGTCGCGAAGCGGCACATCGTGCAGCCCATCGAGGAAACGCTCAAGCACCCCGGTTTCGAATCGCGCAACGCCGTGTACGAGGCCGAGGCCAAGGCGCGGGTCCCGGCGGTGGTGCGGCAGGCGCTGGAGGACGCCCAGCTCCGGGCCAAGGACATCGACATGATCATCTACGTGTCGTGCACGGGCTTCATGATGCCCTCGCTGACCGCCTGGATGATCAACGCGCTCGGCTTCCGGACGGACACCCGGCAGCTGCCCATCGCCCAGCTGGGCTGTGCCGCGGGCGGCGCCGCGGTCAACCGGGCCCATGACTTCTGCATGGCCTACCCCGAGGCGAACGCGCTGATCGTGTCCTGCGAACTCTGCTCGCTGTGCTACCAGCCCAGCGACCTTGAGGTCGGCAACCTGCTCTCCAACGGCCTGTTCGGCGACGGAGTGGGCGCGGCCGTCGTCCGCGGCCGGGGCGGAACCGGCATGGAACTGCACCGCAACAGTTCGTACATCATCCCCCAGACGGAGGACTGGATCATGTACGACGTCAAGTCCACCGGGTTCCACTTCAAGCTAGACCGGCGGGTCCCGGGGACCATGGAGCCGCTCGCACCGTCCCTCAAGGACCTGGCCAAGCTCCATGGCTGGGACGCCGCCGCGCTGGATTTCTACATCATCCACGCCGGTGGACCGCGCATCCTGGACGACCTCAGCAAGTACCTCGGTGTGGCACCCGAGGCATTCCGCTTCAGTCGGGCCACACTGACCGAGTACGGCAACATCGCAAGCGCCGTCGTCCTGGACGCACTGCGCCGCATGTTCGACGAGAACGGCACCGCCGACGCCGCGCGGGGCCTGCTGGCCGGTTTCGGCCCGGGCATCACCGCGGAGATCTCACTGGGCAGCTGGACCTCGGAATGA
- a CDS encoding cytochrome P450, giving the protein MTSDPQTALRPEPEMDPERDAGVDPASGEPVHCWNLDDFEALEFDPFLHDRLRDKRATRIRLPFGQGTAWLMARYADVKAATTDPRFSRSELVGRTITASSPHAIASQQASMNYADPPRLNDMRRVVARAFTGKSMQKLRPTVQHTADQLLDEMERHGSPADLVEHLHGPFPLAAVADLLGMPQDMRQDMTSWANVIMTPGPAPDKSTDALKTVRECVVALLAMRREKQSDDLAGVLAGAADAGEITEPEAVSIATAILVSGAHAVRNNSANMVYALLTHPEHHERLRREPEMIPQAVDELLRFIPHRSGVGLPRIATRDVDIAGVTVKAGDTVYSSYLAANRDPEVFPNPDTLDFDRGPIAHMAFGNGPHHCVGSMLARMESEIIITTLIERYPRLALAVPPEQLEWQAGALIRGPKTLPVTW; this is encoded by the coding sequence ATGACGTCAGACCCGCAAACCGCCCTCCGGCCCGAGCCGGAGATGGACCCGGAGAGGGACGCCGGGGTGGACCCGGCCTCGGGCGAACCGGTGCACTGCTGGAACCTGGACGATTTCGAGGCGCTGGAATTCGACCCGTTCCTGCACGACCGCCTGCGGGACAAACGGGCCACCCGGATCCGGCTGCCGTTCGGCCAGGGAACCGCCTGGCTGATGGCGCGCTACGCCGATGTGAAGGCGGCGACCACCGACCCCCGGTTCAGCCGGTCGGAGCTGGTCGGCCGGACGATCACCGCCTCCTCCCCGCACGCGATCGCCTCGCAGCAGGCGTCGATGAACTACGCCGACCCGCCGCGCCTGAACGACATGCGGCGTGTGGTCGCCCGGGCGTTCACCGGCAAGAGCATGCAGAAGCTGCGGCCGACCGTGCAGCACACGGCCGACCAGCTGCTGGACGAGATGGAGCGGCACGGCTCGCCGGCGGACCTCGTCGAGCACCTGCACGGCCCGTTCCCGCTCGCGGCCGTCGCCGACCTGCTGGGGATGCCGCAGGACATGCGCCAGGACATGACCTCCTGGGCGAACGTGATCATGACCCCGGGGCCGGCCCCCGACAAGAGCACCGACGCCCTCAAGACGGTGCGCGAATGCGTGGTCGCCCTGCTCGCCATGCGGCGGGAGAAGCAGAGCGACGACCTGGCCGGGGTCCTCGCCGGGGCGGCCGACGCCGGTGAGATCACCGAGCCGGAGGCCGTCTCCATCGCCACCGCGATCCTCGTGAGCGGTGCGCACGCCGTCCGCAACAACAGCGCGAACATGGTGTACGCCCTGCTCACCCATCCGGAGCACCACGAACGGCTGCGCCGGGAGCCGGAGATGATCCCCCAGGCGGTCGACGAGCTGCTGCGGTTCATCCCGCACCGCAGCGGGGTCGGTCTGCCGCGGATCGCCACGCGGGACGTGGACATCGCCGGGGTCACGGTCAAGGCCGGGGACACCGTGTACTCCTCGTACCTCGCGGCCAACCGCGATCCCGAGGTCTTCCCGAACCCGGACACGCTGGACTTCGACCGCGGGCCCATCGCCCACATGGCCTTCGGCAACGGGCCCCACCACTGCGTCGGCTCGATGCTGGCCCGTATGGAGTCCGAGATCATCATCACCACGCTGATCGAACGCTATCCGCGCCTGGCCCTGGCCGTGCCGCCCGAGCAGCTCGAATGGCAGGCCGGGGCGCTGATCCGGGGGCCCAAGACCCTGCCGGTGACCTGGTGA
- a CDS encoding acyl-CoA carboxylase epsilon subunit — MIRRHRIKVVRGTPDHIELAALTAALLILARTAPVPCAPHARSHRRHRAHWDRNVTSVVHCPAHSWRARPPAGFV, encoded by the coding sequence GTGATACGCCGACACCGGATCAAGGTGGTCCGAGGCACCCCGGACCACATAGAACTGGCGGCACTCACGGCCGCCCTGCTCATACTGGCGCGCACGGCCCCCGTGCCGTGCGCGCCCCACGCCCGCTCCCACCGCCGCCACCGGGCCCACTGGGACCGGAACGTGACGTCGGTGGTGCACTGCCCCGCCCACTCCTGGCGGGCACGCCCGCCCGCGGGCTTCGTCTAG
- a CDS encoding VanW family protein translates to MRRVHRLKVNRRTALPLVGGAVVLGFGGLYLTGLAAAGDAIADGTHVRGVDIGGMSRTEAKTALDRALGPAAAAPIELRIGDRTEKAAPAAFGLSLDTAATVDRAAQTGSDPFTVIGRLVTPAENREVEPVIRTDGPTSAAEVGRITAAGRQARDGDITFEDGTARATAPVTGVAVRADRAAETVRAAYLRPQGGAVALPVDQKAPAVGQQETARALKEFAEPAMSGPVTLSVAGKTVTLTPAVLGKHLSVEPDAQGRLVPRLDAKALMAEPAVARQIAAATSPSRGATFRVDSTGRAVVAQDGRSGVQVTEKAFADAVVPLLTRTGAARTGEVAVTTVHPRLTAENAARLGIKEQMSSFKVDFPAAPYRTTNIGRAVELINGSVVMPGETWSFNKTVGERTKENGFVDGIMINDGQYVKSPGGGVSAVATTMYNAMFFAGVHPVEHGAHSFYIERYPEGREATVAWGTLDLRWKNDSGHAIYVKAESTDTSVTISLLGTKKYDEIRATQGPRTNTTPPAKRTGSGPTCEVQTPLEGFDVAVDRVFVQGGQEVKRETYRTHYTPRDEVTCDAQATPSPSATPTGPAASQPGRA, encoded by the coding sequence ATGCGACGCGTACACCGCCTGAAGGTCAACCGGCGAACGGCCCTGCCCCTCGTCGGCGGAGCCGTCGTCCTCGGCTTCGGCGGCCTCTACCTCACCGGTCTCGCCGCGGCGGGCGACGCCATCGCCGACGGCACCCACGTCCGCGGCGTCGACATCGGCGGGATGAGCCGTACGGAGGCCAAGACCGCGCTCGACCGCGCGCTCGGCCCCGCCGCGGCCGCCCCGATCGAGCTGCGCATCGGCGACCGCACGGAGAAGGCGGCCCCCGCCGCCTTCGGGCTGTCCCTGGACACCGCCGCCACCGTCGACCGCGCCGCGCAGACCGGATCCGACCCCTTCACCGTGATCGGGCGCCTGGTCACCCCGGCCGAGAACCGGGAGGTCGAGCCCGTGATCCGTACGGACGGCCCCACGAGCGCCGCCGAGGTCGGCCGGATCACCGCCGCCGGCCGGCAGGCCCGCGACGGCGACATCACCTTCGAGGACGGCACGGCCCGGGCCACCGCCCCCGTCACCGGCGTCGCCGTACGCGCCGACCGGGCGGCCGAGACCGTACGCGCCGCCTACCTGCGCCCGCAGGGCGGGGCGGTCGCCCTCCCCGTGGACCAGAAGGCCCCCGCCGTGGGGCAGCAGGAGACCGCGCGGGCCCTGAAGGAGTTCGCCGAGCCCGCGATGTCCGGCCCGGTCACCCTCTCCGTGGCCGGGAAGACGGTCACCCTCACCCCCGCCGTGCTGGGCAAGCACCTGTCGGTGGAGCCCGACGCGCAGGGCAGGCTGGTCCCCAGGCTCGACGCCAAGGCACTGATGGCCGAGCCCGCGGTCGCCCGGCAGATCGCCGCGGCCACCAGCCCCTCCCGCGGGGCCACCTTCCGGGTGGACTCCACGGGCCGCGCGGTCGTCGCCCAGGACGGGCGCTCCGGCGTGCAGGTCACCGAGAAGGCCTTCGCCGACGCGGTCGTCCCGCTCCTGACGCGCACCGGCGCCGCCCGTACCGGCGAGGTCGCCGTGACGACGGTCCACCCGCGGCTGACCGCCGAGAACGCCGCGCGGCTCGGCATCAAGGAGCAGATGTCGTCCTTCAAGGTCGACTTCCCGGCCGCGCCGTACCGCACCACGAACATCGGGCGGGCGGTGGAGCTGATCAACGGCTCCGTCGTGATGCCCGGCGAGACGTGGAGCTTCAACAAGACGGTCGGCGAGCGGACCAAGGAGAACGGCTTCGTCGACGGCATCATGATCAACGACGGCCAGTACGTGAAGTCCCCCGGCGGCGGGGTCTCGGCGGTCGCGACGACCATGTACAACGCCATGTTCTTCGCGGGCGTCCACCCTGTGGAGCACGGGGCCCACTCGTTCTACATCGAGCGCTACCCGGAGGGCCGCGAGGCCACCGTCGCCTGGGGCACCCTCGACCTGCGCTGGAAGAACGACTCCGGCCACGCGATCTACGTCAAGGCCGAGTCCACCGACACCTCGGTGACCATCAGCCTCCTCGGCACGAAGAAGTACGACGAGATACGCGCGACCCAGGGCCCGCGGACGAACACCACCCCGCCGGCCAAGCGCACCGGCTCCGGTCCGACCTGCGAGGTCCAGACCCCGCTGGAGGGCTTCGACGTCGCCGTCGACCGGGTCTTCGTCCAGGGCGGGCAGGAGGTCAAGCGCGAGACCTACCGCACGCACTACACCCCGCGCGACGAGGTCACCTGTGACGCGCAGGCGACCCCGAGCCCCTCGGCAACGCCGACGGGCCCGGCCGCATCGCAGCCGGGCCGCGCCTGA
- a CDS encoding YczE/YyaS/YitT family protein codes for MSIAPVRPARRLPRRLLQLYVGLALYGASSAFLVRAGLGLDPWDVFHQGLAERTGWSIGTVSVAVGALVLLLWVPLRQRPGLGTVSNVFAVGLTMDATLAVLPDVHGTLAQASLLTAGILLNGVATGLYIAARFGPGPRDGLMTGLHRRTGRSLRLVRTGIELTVLAAGVLLGGTAGVGTVAYALAIGPLSQLFLRVFALPPQAAPAPPVAGSAPEQATGTPAPAPAPAPARG; via the coding sequence ATGTCCATCGCCCCCGTCCGCCCCGCGCGGCGTCTGCCCCGCCGGCTCCTGCAGCTCTACGTGGGGCTCGCGCTGTACGGCGCCAGCTCGGCCTTCCTGGTCCGCGCCGGGCTGGGGCTGGACCCGTGGGACGTCTTCCACCAGGGGCTCGCCGAGCGCACGGGGTGGAGCATCGGCACCGTCTCGGTGGCCGTCGGCGCGCTGGTCCTGCTGCTGTGGGTGCCGCTGCGGCAGCGGCCGGGGCTCGGGACCGTATCCAACGTGTTCGCCGTCGGTCTGACCATGGACGCCACGCTCGCGGTCCTGCCGGACGTCCACGGCACGCTCGCGCAGGCCTCCCTGCTGACCGCGGGCATCCTCCTCAACGGGGTCGCGACCGGCCTCTACATCGCCGCCCGCTTCGGGCCCGGCCCGCGTGACGGCCTCATGACCGGGCTGCACCGGCGGACCGGGCGCTCGCTGCGGCTGGTCCGTACCGGCATCGAGCTGACGGTGCTGGCGGCCGGAGTCCTGCTGGGCGGCACGGCGGGCGTCGGCACGGTGGCGTACGCCCTGGCCATCGGCCCGCTCTCCCAGCTCTTCCTCCGCGTCTTCGCCCTGCCGCCGCAGGCGGCCCCCGCTCCTCCCGTGGCCGGGTCGGCGCCCGAGCAGGCGACCGGCACTCCGGCTCCGGCTCCGGCTCCGGCTCCGGCGCGAGGCTGA